The Microbispora sp. ZYX-F-249 genomic sequence TCGTACACGACCGTGATGACACAGGTGGTGCCGGCGCAGAAGGAGTCCTGGGCCGCGGCGTTGGCGACGCCCCCGGCGGTCAGGACGGCGATGTTCCGGGTCGTGTTGTCGGACGAGCGCCTGACCTGGTACAGGTTGCCGGTGTAGGAGCCGTAGAGCGCCCGCGTCGTGCTGTGCGCGGCCACGCACGGTGTGCCGCCCGAGGCGTAGATGTCGCACGGACGCGCGCCGGGCGGCGGCGGGGTCGGTGACGAGGTCGGTGACGAGGTCGGCGTCTGGCTGGGCTGGGCTCCGGTGGTCCACTTCTGGTTGGTGCCGCCGTGGCAGGTCCAGATGTGCACCTTGC encodes the following:
- a CDS encoding arabinofuranosidase catalytic domain-containing protein, whose product is MHIWTCHGGTNQKWTTGAQPSQTPTSSPTSSPTPPPPGARPCDIYASGGTPCVAAHSTTRALYGSYTGNLYQVRRSSDNTTRNIAVLTAGGVANAAAQDSFCAGTTCVITVVYDQSGRGNDLWYQGSNVVPGSPQSRPATATTESLTVGGNKAYSLYIN